The region GGCGCGTGAATCCTCGCATCATCCTCTTGCCGCGTGCATACCCGTCTCGTCCGCCTCGAACGGAAGCGGGTCCGAAATGCCGCTTTCCGCGTCAAGCCCCACGGTGCCCAGCAGGTACCACCGGCCGTGCAGCTCGACCAATTGGCTGGCGTAAAAGCGGCCAGGCGGCGCTTCCGGCATGATCTCCCCCGTGCCGTGGATCCGGAACGGACCCAGCGGCGAATCGCCCACCATGGCATAGTCGGTGCTTCTGAACGGATGACCGGGAAACCGGTCTCTGAACGAAGGCGCCAGCCAGAAGTCATGGGTACAGAAAACGAGGTACCAGCGGCCTTCGATGAAGTATACCTGGGGTACCTCCATTTCTTCGGTCATCCGGTCGTGTTCCGGCGGCGGGAGAGCCTCCCAGTGGACCATATCGGTCGACTGGGCGATACCGATGCTGCCCCGTTCCGCCACATCCCCCTCGGTGCGCCGGGCGCAGACGTACTGGAGCACCCGGTCGCCGTTGTCCAGGAGAAAAGGATCACGCCAATGCGTGAGCTGCCGCTGGCCGGTCGATTCGATCTCGTAGAACGCGGGATCGGCCACCGACGTGGGGTTTTCGGGGAGTTTACGCCAATTGATCAGGTCGTCCGACACCGCCATGCCCGCGCGCTGGACGAAGGCGGCTTCGTTCTTGTGGCCCGTGTAGGCCATCCAGTACCGCCCGTCACGCCGGATGACGCTGCCGGTCGCCAGCGACTTGCCGTCCCACGCGTCCGGCGGTCCAGGTTCAAGTGCTATACCCGCGTATTCCCAATGCTCCAAGTCGTGCGAAACGCAGTGGTCGATTCTCCATCCGGTTTTCTGGTCCAGGGGCATGGCGAGAAACCAGGCGTGGACCGTTTCGTCGTCGGCATAATACCATGCATCGCCGATGCGGTGACCGTCGAGTCTGAACACGTTGGGTACTCCGGTTTTTGGAATGTTCTGCCATGGATCGCCATGGTACGAGGAAGTGCGAGCAAATTAACGACCCGGACGTCGACGTCAAGTCCAAATCAATTGACAGGCCCCTCGGGCCGCGATACCATTTCACGACGGTTGGGGATGGACGCAACGATGTCCATTCACCATCCAATCCAGGGTAAGATCGCATCACAACCTTCAAACCAGACACCACAAGGAACCCTGTCCGATGTCATTGACCGCAGACGTACGGGCCATGCTGCCCGATATGGACGGATACGCGTATTTCCAGACCAGCGGCTTTTCTCCCAAACTGAACCCCGTCGTCGATGAAGTCGTCCACTGGCTGAAGTTCCAGAGCCGCGGCCCGGCCCTCCCATTTGTCGCACAGCGCATCGAGGAATTGAAGCAGGATATCCGGGGCAGGGTCGCCCGTACGATCAACGCCACGCCCGAAGAGATCGTCATGACGGAAAACACCACGATCGGCATCAACATCGTGGCCAACGGCATCGACTGGAAACTGGGCGACAACGTACTGCTCACCACCCACGAGCACCCGGGCAACCGGCTGACCTGGTACAATCTGACCGGGCGGTACGACGTGGAACTCCGGTTCGCGCCGATGTACAACGACCTCGGCAGAACGCTTGAGGAAATGGACCATCTGATCGACGACCGCACGCGGCTGGTCAGCGTCAGCCACGTCTCCAGACGCACCGGCCTGCGCCTGCCTGGCCGCGAAATCTGCGACCTGGCCCACGAGAAAGACACACCCGTCCTCTACGACGGCGCGCAGTCCTTCGGGGCCATACCAATCGACGTGCGGGCGCTGGACTGCGACTTCTACAGCTTCTGCGGCCACAAGTACACCATGGCGCCGCAGGGTACCGGGGGACTGTTCGTCCGAAAGGACCGGATCGAGTGGCTCAAGCCGAGCTGGATCGGGTCCCATTCGCAGAAGTCCTTCGACCAGGAAGGCCATATGGACCTGCATGACGAAGCCCGGCGTTTCGAGTTCGCCACGCGGAGCGTGCCGGACCAGGCCGGCTTCGGCAAGGCCCTGGATATATGGGAAGGGCTCGGGTGGGAGGCTGTATTCGGCGGTATAGCGGCGTACACGGACCGGATGAAGGCCGCATTGCTCGAGACTCCGGGACTGGTGCTGGAAACGCCGCCGTCCTACGACGAGTCGTCCGGAATCGTCACCTTCCACGTTCCCGGCCTGGAGGCGGGGCCCCTGTCGGAGAGCCTGCAGCAGCATGAAAAAGTGCTGGTCTCCCCGCTCGAATTCGCGGCGGAAAGCACCCGCGTTTCTACCCACGTATTCAATTCGGACGAGGACCTGGATCGCCTGACGTCGGGGATACGCAGGGTGCAGCGCGAAGGGTTGGACGCGTCGAGCTAGGCGTGGACTCGCCATATTTAGCCTGGACGCGTCGAGCTAGGCGTGGACTCGCCATATTTGGCCTGGACGCGTCGAATCGGATCCGCACTCGTCGAACGTCTAATCCGATAGGTCCGGCCGACTGAAATCCTCCTATCTGAACCAGTCGTAGTTCAGACCCAGCGAACGGTCTTCCAGGGGCAGGTCGACGCGCACGCCGCCCTTTGCCGAGGAGAGTTTCAGGGCGATTTCCACCTCCAGAGCCATCGCGACCCTGCGGCCCGAGTTCTTGGGTTCGTCCAGCCTTCCCTCCAGACAGTCCATCACGTCGTTCAGCGAATACACCCCACCGTAGGGTGGTACGAACTGTGGACCCGGCCAGGGCAACTCGACCCGGTAGGGGCGCCCCTCCACCTCCATGACCTCCCATCGCTGCCACGCCGAAAGAAAATCGAAGACCATCTCGCCCTTGTTTCCCTGGAGCCGCACGCCCGGCGCGCCTTTGCGGAAATGCACCACCAGGCCGCTTTCGGTTACCACCATGCCCTGCCCCGTGAACTCGTCGCTGCCCGACTCGCGGCGCGGTTGGTCTCCCGTCCCGATCACCCAGGCGGGCGGGCTGTCCAGGAAATAGGACCAGTTCTGATGCTGCGCGAAGGGACCATGGCCCTCGATGGACACCAGGTCGCCGATCGCGCCATCGCGTATGAGTTGAGCGGCGCGACCGAAGGACGGGTGGGTGGTGGTGATCGCGCCGCAACTCAGGGGCACTCCGGCCTCCTCGCAGGTCCGTACCATCCGGTCCGCTTCCTCGAGGGTATGGGCCATGGGTTTTTCGGTGAAAATCCCCTTTGCGCCATGATGTACGGCGAGACGCGTGAGATCGGCGCGATGTTTGGTGTTCGTCGCGACGGATACGATATCCGGCCGTTCGATGGCGAGCATGTCGCCGGCATCGTCATAGAGGGCGGCAACGCCGTACCGTTCCCTGAAGGCGCGCAACCTTTTCACGTCGCGGTCCGCCGCGGCAATCAGCGCGACCTCGGGACGGTCCGTAAGAGCTTCCGCGTAGGAGGACGGCAGGCCCTCCGTGCCGGGGTTTTCGTGGTAAAGGAAACGCCGGTGGATATTCAGTTCCGGCGTAGGACGATCGATGTCATCCACGTCCCACACGCCCGTCCTTTCCGCGAGATCATAAAGCATCCCCATCCAGCCCAGTCCGATGAGGCCTGCCCGGTACTTTGCCACGGGATTCTCCTTTTTTCTGATTCCTTCTTTTTCTGATGCGTTAAAACGGCAGCGGCACATCCAGACGCTCGCCCTAAAACGGCAGTGGCACTTGCAGACGCTCGCCCTAAAACGGCAGTGGCACTTGCAGACGCTCACCCATTTCCCGTACGGTAC is a window of Gemmatimonadota bacterium DNA encoding:
- a CDS encoding aminotransferase class V-fold PLP-dependent enzyme, whose product is MSLTADVRAMLPDMDGYAYFQTSGFSPKLNPVVDEVVHWLKFQSRGPALPFVAQRIEELKQDIRGRVARTINATPEEIVMTENTTIGINIVANGIDWKLGDNVLLTTHEHPGNRLTWYNLTGRYDVELRFAPMYNDLGRTLEEMDHLIDDRTRLVSVSHVSRRTGLRLPGREICDLAHEKDTPVLYDGAQSFGAIPIDVRALDCDFYSFCGHKYTMAPQGTGGLFVRKDRIEWLKPSWIGSHSQKSFDQEGHMDLHDEARRFEFATRSVPDQAGFGKALDIWEGLGWEAVFGGIAAYTDRMKAALLETPGLVLETPPSYDESSGIVTFHVPGLEAGPLSESLQQHEKVLVSPLEFAAESTRVSTHVFNSDEDLDRLTSGIRRVQREGLDASS
- a CDS encoding Gfo/Idh/MocA family oxidoreductase; translated protein: MAKYRAGLIGLGWMGMLYDLAERTGVWDVDDIDRPTPELNIHRRFLYHENPGTEGLPSSYAEALTDRPEVALIAAADRDVKRLRAFRERYGVAALYDDAGDMLAIERPDIVSVATNTKHRADLTRLAVHHGAKGIFTEKPMAHTLEEADRMVRTCEEAGVPLSCGAITTTHPSFGRAAQLIRDGAIGDLVSIEGHGPFAQHQNWSYFLDSPPAWVIGTGDQPRRESGSDEFTGQGMVVTESGLVVHFRKGAPGVRLQGNKGEMVFDFLSAWQRWEVMEVEGRPYRVELPWPGPQFVPPYGGVYSLNDVMDCLEGRLDEPKNSGRRVAMALEVEIALKLSSAKGGVRVDLPLEDRSLGLNYDWFR